In a genomic window of bacterium:
- a CDS encoding site-specific DNA-methyltransferase yields the protein MMIKPYYEKPRFKLYQADSLEFLKKVPENPVDMIFADPPYFLSSGTFTCQNGKMVSVKKGNWDLSNGLKKNFDFHVEWIKACRKILRPNGTIWISGTYHSIYQCGFALQMAGYHILNDIAWFKPNASPNLSCRFFTASHETLIWARRDKKAKHTFNYKSMKDGDWPEDQLKKPGLQMRSVWSINTPKSIEKKFGKHPTQKSFDLLKRIVLASTNKGDTILDPFTGSSTTGLAAYLYGRNFIGIDTEKSYLDLSIKRFEELKK from the coding sequence ATGATGATTAAACCATACTACGAAAAACCAAGATTTAAGCTTTATCAAGCAGATTCTCTGGAATTTTTAAAAAAAGTTCCTGAAAACCCTGTTGATATGATTTTTGCCGATCCGCCCTATTTCCTCTCCAGCGGTACTTTTACTTGTCAGAACGGTAAAATGGTTAGTGTTAAAAAAGGTAATTGGGATTTAAGCAATGGCTTAAAAAAGAACTTTGATTTTCATGTTGAATGGATAAAAGCATGCCGAAAAATTTTAAGACCAAACGGAACAATTTGGATTAGTGGAACCTATCACTCAATCTATCAATGTGGTTTCGCTTTACAAATGGCCGGTTACCATATTTTGAATGATATTGCATGGTTTAAGCCAAACGCTTCTCCTAATTTAAGCTGTCGCTTTTTTACTGCCAGCCACGAAACTTTAATTTGGGCAAGAAGAGACAAAAAAGCAAAACACACTTTCAATTATAAGTCAATGAAGGATGGAGATTGGCCTGAAGATCAGCTAAAAAAGCCAGGATTGCAAATGAGATCAGTTTGGTCAATAAATACGCCAAAATCCATTGAAAAAAAATTCGGAAAGCACCCCACTCAGAAATCTTTTGACTTACTTAAGAGAATCGTTTTAGCAAGCACAAATAAAGGTGACACAATTCTCGATCCTTTTACAGGAAGCTCAACAACAGGATTGGCCGCTTATCTTTATGGGAGAAATTTCATCGGGATTGATACAGAAAAGAGCTATCTTGATTTATCAATTAAAAGATTTGAAGAATTAAAAAAATAA
- a CDS encoding fumarate hydratase gives MRTVKVNTITDAVAELCVKSNYELPKDVTDKIKKAKTREKSELGKYCFLQIMRNLHIAKMKKVPICQDTGMVVVFVEIGQDVHIAGGNLTDAINKGVRVGYKRGYLRSSVVDDPIFVRKNTGDNTPAVIHTSITSGSKIKIIVVPKGFGSENMSKLTVLKPTEGAEGVKKFVVDTVKQAGANPCPPSIVGVGIGGTIEKAAMLAKEALIRPLNVHNPDAKIAGLERQILIEINKLGIGPQGFGGSITALSVNIETYPTHIAGLPVAVNIGCYVSRHASVIL, from the coding sequence ATGAGAACTGTAAAAGTTAATACAATAACAGACGCAGTGGCTGAGCTTTGTGTTAAGTCCAATTATGAACTCCCCAAAGATGTTACGGATAAAATAAAAAAGGCAAAGACCAGAGAGAAGTCTGAGCTTGGCAAGTATTGTTTTCTCCAGATAATGCGTAATCTGCATATAGCTAAAATGAAGAAGGTTCCTATTTGTCAGGATACAGGCATGGTAGTTGTTTTTGTGGAAATAGGGCAGGATGTTCATATAGCAGGAGGCAACCTTACTGATGCAATAAATAAAGGGGTAAGAGTTGGATATAAAAGAGGATATCTGCGTAGTTCTGTTGTAGATGACCCAATATTTGTCCGCAAGAATACAGGAGATAATACGCCTGCTGTTATACATACAAGTATCACCTCTGGAAGCAAAATCAAGATTATTGTTGTTCCCAAGGGATTTGGAAGTGAGAATATGAGCAAATTGACTGTGCTTAAACCGACGGAAGGGGCGGAAGGAGTGAAGAAATTTGTTGTAGATACAGTAAAACAGGCAGGTGCTAATCCGTGCCCACCAAGCATAGTGGGTGTTGGTATTGGGGGAACAATTGAAAAAGCAGCAATGCTTGCTAAAGAGGCTTTAATAAGGCCTCTCAACGTACATAATCCGGATGCAAAAATAGCTGGATTAGAGAGACAGATACTTATAGAAATAAATAAGCTTGGTATTGGGCCTCAAGGCTTTGGGGGCAGTATAACTGCTTTAAGCGTAAATATAGAAACGTATCCCACTCATATTGCAGGATTGCCTGTCGCAGTGAATATTGGCTGTTATGTGTCAAGACATGCAAGTGTGATACTATGA
- the queD gene encoding 6-carboxytetrahydropterin synthase QueD — MYTVRVTDSFSAAHSLKFVQSKCENLHGHNWKVEVFVCGRGLDKSGMLMDFDKLKAILGEIIIKLDHKNLDDLQFLKGHSPSSEVIAEYIFSELVPNIPKELLVKEVRVWESTDSCASYTSDKG, encoded by the coding sequence ATGTACACAGTGAGGGTAACAGATTCCTTTTCAGCAGCGCATAGTCTTAAGTTTGTGCAAAGCAAATGCGAGAATCTTCATGGACATAACTGGAAGGTTGAGGTATTTGTATGCGGAAGGGGTCTTGATAAAAGCGGCATGTTGATGGACTTTGATAAACTAAAAGCAATATTAGGGGAAATTATAATTAAACTGGACCATAAAAATCTTGATGACTTGCAGTTTTTAAAGGGGCATAGCCCCTCTTCAGAAGTAATTGCAGAGTATATCTTTTCAGAACTGGTCCCCAATATTCCTAAGGAGCTTTTAGTAAAAGAAGTAAGAGTGTGGGAAAGCACAGACAGTTGTGCGAGTTATACCAGCGATAAGGGTTAA
- a CDS encoding bifunctional riboflavin kinase/FAD synthetase, translating into MDIIKKLVPLKHRYPHAVLAMGNFDGMHVGHKRIIARVIEEAKRINGTSIILTFTPHPIKVLKPEVMDLLLTSAEHKVKLIEKTGIDVCVSIDFTSIADMGARDFVLEVLCNYLHVQKIYVGFNYRFGVGQQGNVKLLKQMGEKNNFSVGIIKPVKISGEIVSSTKVRKCIREGNLDKASRLLGRRYSVMGNVSRGRGISRDIDFPTANMYCDSEVTPPEGVYAAYAIMYINNKRSVCKAVLDARKQNSKFFLEVYIFGLKTDLYGKTIEVFFIKKLRDRFKFKCREDAKKQIICDATQARKILEKYDFQG; encoded by the coding sequence ATGGATATTATAAAGAAACTTGTTCCCTTAAAACATAGATATCCACATGCAGTGCTGGCAATGGGTAATTTTGATGGTATGCATGTCGGTCATAAGAGGATTATTGCTAGAGTAATAGAGGAAGCTAAAAGAATTAATGGGACAAGTATTATTCTGACATTCACGCCGCATCCTATTAAAGTATTAAAGCCCGAAGTAATGGATTTACTACTTACATCTGCAGAACATAAGGTAAAACTTATTGAGAAAACAGGAATAGACGTTTGTGTATCTATAGATTTTACCTCAATTGCAGATATGGGAGCTCGGGATTTTGTATTAGAAGTTCTATGTAATTATCTTCATGTTCAGAAAATATATGTAGGATTCAACTATAGATTCGGGGTTGGTCAACAGGGAAATGTGAAGTTACTAAAGCAAATGGGTGAGAAAAATAACTTTAGTGTTGGCATTATAAAGCCTGTGAAAATTTCAGGTGAAATTGTTAGCAGTACCAAAGTTCGGAAATGTATCAGGGAAGGAAATTTGGACAAGGCATCTAGATTGCTTGGACGCAGATATTCGGTAATGGGAAACGTCTCCAGAGGCCGTGGAATTTCCAGGGATATAGATTTCCCTACTGCTAATATGTATTGTGATAGTGAAGTAACGCCTCCGGAAGGAGTGTATGCAGCATATGCTATAATGTACATAAATAATAAACGTTCAGTCTGTAAAGCTGTACTAGATGCAAGAAAACAGAATAGCAAGTTTTTTCTAGAAGTATATATATTCGGTCTTAAAACAGACCTTTATGGAAAAACTATAGAGGTTTTTTTTATTAAAAAATTGCGAGATAGATTCAAATTTAAGTGCAGGGAGGATGCAAAAAAGCAGATAATTTGTGATGCGACTCAGGCAAGGAAGATTTTAGAAAAATATGATTTTCAGGGTTAG
- the truB gene encoding tRNA pseudouridine(55) synthase TruB, producing the protein MDGILNIDKPKDWTSHDVVAKIRSHFKIKKVGHAGTLDPNATGVLLICLGKATKKASFLTEQKKTYEGTLLLGTTTDTQDIKGEIIRRIKVEKVDTELLSSILEDLTGDISQIPPMYSAVHYKGERLYKLARKGIKVNPEPRKVHIYSIELLNVNIPEISIRVACSKGTYIRTLANTIGEKLGYGACLKDLVRTKIGNFHIKDSLSLNNVLKAKELKDIPIFKFEALSTKYETISNDQNTNAQNNV; encoded by the coding sequence ATGGACGGAATTTTAAATATAGATAAACCAAAAGACTGGACATCGCACGATGTTGTAGCTAAGATAAGAAGCCACTTCAAAATAAAGAAGGTCGGCCACGCTGGAACTCTGGATCCTAACGCAACAGGAGTTTTACTGATTTGTCTTGGAAAAGCTACTAAAAAAGCAAGTTTTCTGACAGAACAAAAAAAAACATATGAAGGAACGCTTTTACTGGGAACTACAACCGATACTCAGGACATTAAAGGGGAAATAATAAGAAGAATTAAGGTAGAGAAGGTTGATACTGAATTATTATCCAGTATTTTAGAAGACTTAACTGGAGACATATCTCAGATACCGCCTATGTATTCAGCTGTTCATTACAAAGGAGAGAGATTGTATAAACTGGCCAGAAAGGGGATAAAAGTAAATCCTGAACCACGCAAGGTACATATTTATAGCATAGAATTGTTAAATGTCAATATCCCTGAAATTTCCATTCGTGTTGCATGTTCTAAGGGAACATATATCCGCACTCTTGCTAATACAATTGGAGAAAAGCTTGGCTATGGAGCGTGTCTTAAAGATCTTGTAAGAACAAAAATCGGAAATTTTCATATTAAAGACTCTTTGTCACTAAATAACGTGCTGAAGGCTAAAGAGTTAAAGGACATTCCAATTTTTAAATTCGAAGCACTAAGCACGAAATACGAAACAATATCAAATGACCAAAATACAAATGCTCAAAACAATGTTTAG
- a CDS encoding Fe-S-containing hydro-lyase, whose amino-acid sequence MKKTQIINVPLTKELRCSLRAGDRVLISGAIYTARDMAHKRLVETIKREDKLPFDLHDQIIYYTGPTPAREGEIIGSCGPTTSLRMDKYTPMLLGAGLGGVIGKGQRSADVISALRKYKSVYFAAMGGAGALLSQKVKSKKFVAYKDLGCEAIYKLEVKGFPAIVAVDAYGGSIYGRNFKYR is encoded by the coding sequence ATGAAAAAAACGCAAATAATAAATGTCCCTTTAACGAAAGAGCTCAGGTGCAGTCTGCGAGCAGGCGATAGAGTTCTTATAAGTGGTGCTATCTATACAGCGAGAGATATGGCTCATAAAAGGTTAGTGGAGACAATCAAGCGAGAGGATAAATTACCCTTTGATCTGCATGATCAGATAATCTATTACACAGGGCCTACGCCTGCCAGAGAAGGGGAAATCATAGGCTCATGCGGGCCAACTACGAGTCTCAGAATGGATAAATATACTCCAATGTTACTTGGCGCTGGGCTTGGAGGAGTAATTGGTAAAGGCCAGAGATCAGCCGATGTTATAAGTGCGCTTCGCAAGTATAAGTCTGTATATTTTGCTGCAATGGGCGGTGCAGGAGCGCTTTTGTCTCAAAAGGTAAAAAGCAAGAAATTTGTAGCTTATAAAGATCTAGGATGTGAGGCAATTTATAAGTTGGAGGTAAAAGGCTTTCCTGCAATTGTAGCAGTTGATGCCTACGGCGGGAGTATTTATGGACGGAATTTTAAATATAGATAA
- the rpsO gene encoding 30S ribosomal protein S15 — translation MAISTDEKKEVITKFRAHKSDTGSPEVQIALTTGRINNLTRHFLSFKKDHNSRRGLLKLVGRRRRLLDYLKKKDSERYLTVIDKLKLRK, via the coding sequence GTGGCAATATCCACGGATGAGAAAAAGGAAGTCATAACAAAGTTTAGGGCACATAAAAGTGATACTGGATCTCCAGAGGTCCAGATTGCCTTAACGACAGGGAGAATTAATAATTTAACAAGGCATTTTTTGAGTTTTAAAAAAGACCATAATTCAAGGCGTGGGTTGTTGAAACTTGTAGGAAGACGGAGACGTTTGCTGGATTATCTCAAAAAGAAGGATAGTGAAAGATACTTGACAGTTATTGATAAATTGAAGCTTCGTAAATAA
- the rplT gene encoding 50S ribosomal protein L20: MSRVKGAVASKRRHKKFLKMAKGYWGRRSKNYRTARETVERGLVYSYRDRKVKKRSFRSLWIVRINAAVRPYKLSYSAFMNGLIKAKIELNRKILADLAITNPIAFERLVEVSKKHLAKK; encoded by the coding sequence ATGAGTAGAGTAAAGGGGGCTGTTGCTTCCAAAAGAAGGCATAAAAAATTTCTTAAAATGGCAAAGGGGTATTGGGGAAGGCGCAGCAAGAATTACAGGACTGCGAGAGAAACTGTAGAAAGAGGGCTTGTTTATTCGTATAGGGACCGTAAAGTAAAGAAAAGGAGTTTTAGAAGCTTATGGATTGTGCGAATAAACGCAGCAGTGAGACCGTATAAATTGTCTTACAGTGCTTTCATGAATGGTCTTATAAAAGCAAAGATAGAATTAAATAGAAAAATTCTTGCTGATTTAGCGATAACAAATCCCATAGCATTTGAGCGCCTGGTAGAAGTTTCAAAAAAGCATTTGGCAAAAAAATAG
- a CDS encoding DGQHR domain-containing protein, which produces MNYINIPIIKISQNIGSFFIGKMAPKILHKIANKNLSRMKDLENGIQRDLYPEKVKAIKKYLKSNDSTFPNTIILAIQNNPAEEKEPNYVLNNKNNTLKIKIKEDVANILDGQHRLAGFDKEEEKFELPVSVFLDLSLGEQAKIFAQINSTQRKVSNDLVYDLFGITEGRSPEKSAYYIVKHLNEELNSAWYMKIKTLSDKTGDLAQGSMAKYIHIELLEKNKIFKKLYEKNRDTDIKNIISNYFNAIKKIFPEAWENKNKQYILTKTTGFNGFMNFLILLVRLASDSKKELSEHYFMNYITRINDKFDLFTSENYPSGAVGQNKIRDTLKDGLTDEEKTFLNIKYANK; this is translated from the coding sequence ATGAATTACATTAATATTCCAATTATTAAAATTAGCCAGAATATAGGAAGTTTTTTTATTGGGAAAATGGCTCCAAAAATTTTACATAAAATTGCGAATAAAAATCTATCCAGAATGAAGGATTTAGAGAATGGAATTCAAAGAGATCTTTATCCTGAAAAAGTGAAAGCTATAAAAAAATATTTAAAATCTAACGACTCTACTTTTCCTAATACAATTATTTTAGCTATCCAAAATAATCCAGCCGAAGAAAAAGAGCCTAATTATGTTTTAAATAATAAGAACAATACATTGAAAATCAAAATTAAAGAAGATGTGGCAAATATTTTAGATGGACAGCATAGATTGGCCGGTTTTGATAAAGAAGAGGAAAAATTTGAATTACCTGTTTCAGTTTTTTTAGATTTATCTCTCGGCGAGCAGGCTAAAATTTTTGCACAAATTAATTCCACACAAAGAAAAGTTAGTAATGATTTAGTTTATGACTTATTTGGCATAACAGAGGGCAGATCTCCCGAGAAATCGGCTTATTATATCGTAAAACATTTAAACGAAGAATTAAATTCAGCTTGGTATATGAAAATTAAAACTCTATCTGATAAAACAGGAGACTTAGCTCAAGGGTCTATGGCTAAGTATATTCACATTGAATTATTAGAAAAAAATAAAATTTTTAAAAAATTATACGAAAAAAATCGCGATACCGATATTAAAAATATTATTAGTAATTATTTTAATGCTATTAAAAAGATATTTCCAGAAGCATGGGAAAACAAGAATAAGCAATACATACTTACAAAAACCACAGGATTTAATGGGTTTATGAATTTTTTAATTTTATTAGTACGACTAGCCTCTGATTCAAAAAAGGAGTTGTCAGAGCATTACTTTATGAATTATATTACACGTATTAACGATAAATTTGATTTGTTTACAAGCGAAAATTATCCTTCCGGAGCAGTTGGGCAAAACAAAATAAGGGACACTTTAAAAGATGGTTTAACAGATGAAGAAAAAACTTTTTTAAATATAAAATATGCAAACAAATAA
- the rpmI gene encoding 50S ribosomal protein L35, which yields MPKLKTHRGAAKRFKLTGKGKIKRSKAYTSHILTKKTTKRKRNLRRSAILVKGDYKRIKKLLGV from the coding sequence ATGCCAAAGTTAAAGACACATCGTGGAGCAGCTAAGAGATTTAAGCTGACTGGGAAAGGAAAAATAAAACGAAGCAAAGCATATACCAGTCATATTTTGACTAAGAAAACTACAAAAAGAAAGAGGAATTTACGAAGGTCTGCCATTTTGGTTAAAGGGGATTACAAAAGAATAAAGAAGCTTTTAGGAGTATAG
- the infC gene encoding translation initiation factor IF-3 — protein MKKFAEVNRGIRAKQVRLVGLDKEQLGILAIEDALRIAEEKGFDLVQVSSQSSPPVCRIMDYDKYRYEQIRRGKEARKKQKTVELKEIKFKPNIEENDYQVKLRHVKEFLTEGNKVKVTLMFRGREMSHREIGRQILERLSGDVSDQGEIDQPISSLGKRIMVMVLSPKANTGKKKKGQ, from the coding sequence ATAAAGAAGTTTGCTGAAGTAAATCGGGGAATACGGGCAAAACAAGTAAGATTGGTCGGGTTGGATAAGGAACAGCTCGGAATTTTGGCTATTGAAGATGCCTTGAGAATTGCAGAAGAAAAAGGGTTTGACTTGGTTCAAGTTTCCTCGCAGTCTTCTCCCCCTGTTTGTCGGATAATGGATTATGATAAGTATAGATATGAGCAGATAAGACGGGGAAAGGAAGCTCGCAAAAAACAGAAGACTGTAGAATTAAAAGAAATTAAATTTAAACCAAATATAGAAGAAAACGATTATCAGGTAAAGTTAAGACATGTTAAGGAATTCCTTACAGAGGGGAACAAGGTTAAAGTAACACTTATGTTCCGCGGCAGAGAAATGTCCCATAGAGAGATCGGCAGACAGATACTTGAGAGGCTTTCTGGGGATGTGTCTGATCAAGGAGAGATAGATCAGCCTATTTCTTCGCTTGGTAAGAGAATTATGGTTATGGTATTAAGTCCAAAAGCTAATACAGGGAAAAAGAAAAAGGGACAATGA
- a CDS encoding N-acetylmuramoyl-L-alanine amidase yields the protein MIKMLKKLSLKHEVQMSKKQRVETPCSKISIFGFRIFVFSALILSASYSAYCAPNILKNARYHSYPTKTRIVLDSKEAITYTIEKTGSGEIHIRLHNITPVNKFSQIRHFLFFPIYPHVTINDRIVKKVKLKPAYHSIDAVFKLNTRNASYNIFYLKNPDRLVLDFIKVSDKQKIKVIVIDPGHGGHDSGAVGRHKRGLIFSYKIKEKDINLDIAKQVKKYLRSTDTRVILTRERDKFISLKHRVELAKKYKADIFVSIHANAAWDKKMMGIETYYPDKARNKSGSLKKESIKLAESIHESLIRHMGSKDRGVKDTMFYVLRKAYMPAVLVEVGFISNYYDAKLLKKSSYRKKVAQIIAQGILEYKNEVEKQKGE from the coding sequence ATGATAAAAATGCTAAAAAAATTAAGTTTGAAGCACGAAGTGCAAATGTCCAAAAAACAAAGGGTTGAAACCCCTTGTTCAAAGATTTCGATATTCGGATTTCGGATTTTTGTGTTCAGCGCATTGATACTGAGCGCAAGTTATAGCGCGTATTGCGCGCCAAACATACTCAAGAATGCGAGATATCATTCTTATCCTACCAAGACGCGTATTGTTCTTGACTCAAAAGAGGCAATAACATATACAATTGAAAAAACAGGTTCAGGGGAAATTCATATCAGACTTCATAATATAACCCCTGTAAACAAGTTCAGCCAAATAAGACATTTCCTGTTTTTCCCTATATATCCGCATGTTACGATTAATGACCGCATTGTTAAGAAAGTAAAATTAAAGCCTGCTTATCATTCCATAGATGCTGTTTTCAAGCTTAATACCAGAAATGCTTCGTATAATATATTCTATCTTAAGAATCCTGACCGCCTTGTTCTTGACTTCATAAAAGTAAGCGATAAGCAAAAAATTAAGGTAATTGTTATAGATCCGGGTCACGGAGGACATGACTCGGGAGCGGTTGGAAGACATAAAAGAGGGTTAATATTTTCATATAAGATCAAGGAAAAAGATATTAATCTGGATATCGCAAAACAGGTAAAAAAATATCTCAGGAGCACTGATACAAGGGTAATTTTAACCAGAGAAAGAGACAAGTTCATCTCTTTAAAGCACAGAGTAGAACTTGCCAAAAAGTACAAAGCCGATATTTTTGTGAGTATTCATGCAAACGCAGCATGGGACAAAAAAATGATGGGAATAGAAACATATTATCCTGACAAAGCGCGTAACAAGAGTGGTTCTCTTAAAAAAGAAAGCATTAAACTTGCAGAGAGTATTCATGAGAGCCTTATCAGGCATATGGGCTCTAAAGATAGGGGCGTGAAAGATACAATGTTCTATGTGCTTAGAAAGGCATACATGCCGGCTGTTCTTGTTGAAGTAGGTTTTATTTCCAATTATTATGATGCAAAACTACTAAAAAAATCCTCATATAGAAAGAAGGTGGCGCAGATAATTGCACAGGGGATTCTGGAATACAAGAATGAAGTTGAAAAACAGAAGGGAGAGTGA